From one Candidatus Nitrosocosmicus arcticus genomic stretch:
- a CDS encoding DNA glycosylase, which produces MNSRYTLNINSTINSGQSFLWEKRDKSWYGIYEESILKITEYENNGEKTYEYDSFPKIENWQQHVFRFDDQYDQIMNEISGKDIIIDNVTKKYPGLRIMRQRPIQCIISFLCSSNNNIPRIRLILRNLSKKFGKKVEWDGNEFYTFPSLRTLHTTSGPELLLCGLGYRSEFVIKTVKEIVKQETDMVKLAEMDYDKAKQEILKLSGVGDKIADCILLFSLNKLEAFPIDTWIIKFFQKKLNQILDEDMKIKEKITPNQYRVLSKKIREHYGRYSGYAQQYLYYSIREEYGRKW; this is translated from the coding sequence TTGAATAGCCGATATACTCTCAATATTAATTCAACCATTAATAGTGGACAATCCTTTCTTTGGGAAAAAAGAGATAAATCATGGTATGGAATATATGAAGAATCGATATTAAAAATAACCGAATATGAAAACAATGGTGAAAAAACATATGAATACGATTCTTTTCCTAAAATAGAGAACTGGCAACAACACGTTTTTAGATTCGATGACCAATACGATCAGATTATGAATGAAATTTCTGGGAAGGACATAATAATAGACAATGTAACGAAAAAATATCCGGGATTACGAATCATGAGGCAAAGACCAATTCAATGTATAATATCATTTCTATGTTCTAGTAACAATAATATTCCAAGAATTCGACTGATATTGAGAAATCTCTCCAAGAAATTTGGAAAAAAAGTGGAATGGGATGGTAATGAATTTTATACATTTCCAAGTCTCAGAACGCTGCACACTACTTCTGGACCAGAACTCTTACTTTGTGGATTGGGATATAGATCAGAATTTGTAATAAAAACAGTAAAAGAAATTGTAAAACAGGAAACTGATATGGTAAAATTAGCAGAAATGGATTACGATAAAGCAAAACAAGAAATATTAAAGTTAAGTGGAGTTGGAGACAAAATAGCAGATTGTATATTATTATTTTCTTTAAACAAGTTAGAAGCATTTCCAATTGACACTTGGATTATAAAATTTTTCCAGAAAAAATTGAATCAAATCTTAGACGAAGATATGAAAATAAAGGAAAAGATTACTCCCAACCAATATAGAGTGCTATCAAAAAAAATTAGAGAACACTATGGAAGATATTC